A stretch of Arachis hypogaea cultivar Tifrunner chromosome 15, arahy.Tifrunner.gnm2.J5K5, whole genome shotgun sequence DNA encodes these proteins:
- the LOC112751180 gene encoding DNA mismatch repair protein MSH7 isoform X2, with amino-acid sequence MNRQKSILSFFQKASLENKSSGERRPTDSSVRQHDRNFTAAVNPPAPAVEDVRGTDTPPEKVPRQVLPATFASSGNGFAPNLFESIMHKFVSDGDKLSHRSQSSDDSLCKSSSPLCANGKGQHQEYEGAFQPMVKNTAVSLKAKANQLKPIEINDDVVGPETPGMQPLASHAKRSRDDESKFRSLMDSGKRVRFLEDSPSLNLTKKEAEVASRFEWLDPSRIKDASGRRPNDPLYDRTTLYIPPDALKKMSASQKQYWSVKCKYMDVLLFFKGKFYELYEMDAEIGHKELDWKITLSGVGKCRQVGISESGIDDAVQNLVARGYKVGRVEQLETSEEAKARGANSVIQRKLVQVITPSTTVEGNIGPDANHLLAIKEGSTSLDDGSVVYGFAFVDCARLRFWVGSIDDDASCSALGALLMQVSPKEVIYESRGLSKGAQKALRKFSLHGSTTLQLTPVQSIADLVNTEINDLVRSKEYFKRSFHSLDYVLSKVIHHETAMCALGGLIDNLVRLKLDDVLQDGDIYPYQVYRGCLKMDGQTLINLEIFGNNADGGKTGTLYKYLDNCVTSSGKRLLRSWICRPLKDAEGIKNRLDAVDDLMTRPEIVSHIAQHLRKLSDLELLLGRTKSSLQLSGPLLLPLLAKKILKQRVKVFGSLVKGLRTALSLLLLLQNEQPLTSSLTKVFKLPILAGSDGLDQFLSQFEAAVDSDFPNYQNHNVTDSDAETLTILAELLLEKATQWFEVVHAINCIDVLRSFAVTSSFSSGSMCRPVIVPESFTGTDNGGPVLKMKGLWHPFALGENGCVPVPNDIILGENEGGHHRTLLLTGPNMGGKSTLLRATCLAVIMAQIGCYVPCESCVLSAVDIIFTRLGATDRIMTGESTFYIECTETASVLQNATQDSLVILDELGRGTSTFDGYAIAYAVFRHLIEKVNCRLLFATHYHPLTKEFASHPHVKMQHMACAFKSKSDGYSKCGEELVFLYRLASGASPESYGLQVALKAGIPENTVKVASNASQQMKKSIGRSFRSSEQRSEFSTLHEDWLKTLVSFSRIQDSKSFNEDDLDSLICLWYELKAAFRSGKQMF; translated from the exons GAGCCAGTCATCAGATGACAGTTTGTGTAAGTCTTCTTCACCATTATGTGCTAACGGTAAAGGACAGCATCAGGAGTATGAAGGAGCTTTTCAACCTATGGTGAAAAATACTGCTGTAAGTCTCAAGGCAAAGGCAAATCAGTTAAAGCCTATCGAAATTAATGATGATGTTGTTGGGCCTGAAACACCAGGGATGCAGCCTCTTGCTTCTCATGCTAAGCGAAGTCGAGATGATGAATCCAAGTTTCGTTCATTGATGGATTCTGGTAAACGAGTCAGATTTCTTGAGGATTCACCATCACTGAACTTGACTAAGAAGGAAGCAGAAGTGGCTAGCAGGTTTGAGTGGCTTGATCCTTCTCGAATCAAGGATGCAAGTGGAAGAAGGCCCAATGATCCTTTGTACGACAGGACAACACTTTATATACCTCCGGATGCTTTGAAAAAGATGTCAGCTTCACAGAAACAGTATTGGAGTGTCAAGTGTAAATACATGGATGTTCTGCTATTTTTTAAA GGGAAGTTTTATGAGCTCTATGAAATGGATGCTGAAATTGGCCATAAGGAGCTTGATTGGAAAATAACATTAAGTGGTGTGGGAAAATGTCGACAG GTTGGTATATCTGAAAGTGGGATTGATGATGCTGTTCAAAACTTGGTTGCTCGGGG ATACAAGGTTGGAAGGGTGGAGCAGTTGGAGACATCTGAAGAAGCAAAGGCTAGAGGAGCCAACTCT GTTATTCAAAGAAAATTAGTTCAGGTCATCACTCCATCAACCACTGTGGAGGGTAATATTGGGCCTGATGCCAACCATCTGCTTGCAATAAAAGAG GGTAGTACCAGCTTGGATGATGGTTCAGTTGTGTATGGATTTGCTTTTGTTGATTGTGCTCGTCTTCGATTTTGGGTTGGCTCCATTGATGATGATGCATCATGTTCTGCTCTGGGAGCTTTATTGATGCAA GTGTCGCCTAAGGAAGTTATATATGAAAGTAGAG GGCTGTCCAAAGGAGCTCAGAAAGCGCTTAGAAAATTCTCATTACATG GTTCAACAACATTACAGTTGACTCCAGTGCAGTCTATTGCTGACTTGGTAAACACAGAAATCAATGATTTAGTTCGCTCAAAAGAATACTTTAAGAGGTcttttcattcacttgattatGTGCTGAGCAAAGTTATTCATCATGAAACTGCAATGTGTGCTCTTGGTGGACTGATTGATAATCTAGTTAGATTGAAG CTAGATGATGTCCTTCAAGATGGGGATATATATCCTTACCAAGTTTATAGGGGATGCCTTAAAATGGATGGTCAGACGTTGATAAATCTGGAGATCTTTGGTAATAATGCAGATGGTGGGAAAACAG GTACTTTGTACAAATATCTTGATAACTGTGTGACTTCATCTGGAAAGCGGCTTCTTAGGAGCTGGATCTGTCGTCCTTTAAAAGATGCTGAAGGAATTAAAAATAGGCTTGATGCAGTTGATGATTTAATGACTCGCCCGGAGATTGTGTCACATATTGCTCAACATCTTCGCAAGCTTTCAGATTTGGAACTATTGCTTGGCCGAACCAAGTCCAGCCTTCAACTATCAGGCCCTCTTTTACTGCCTTTGTTGGCAAAAAAAATATTGAAGCAGAGG GTGAAAGTATTTGGGTCACTTGTGAAAGGGCTTCGCACTGCTTTGAGTTTGTTGCTTCTTCTACAGAATGAGCAGCCTTTAACATCATCCTTGACAAAAGTCTTTAAACTACCAATTCTGGCTGGTAGTGATGGGCTTGATCAATTTCTTAGTCAGTTTGAAGCAGCTGTAGATAGTGACTTCCCAAATTATCAG AATCATAATGTTACAGATTCAGATGCCGAAACACTTACAATACTTGCTGAACTACTTTTGGAGAAAGCTACACAATGGTTTGAAGTTGTTCACGCCATCAATTGCATTGACGTGCTAAGATCCTTTGCTGTTACTTCTAGCTTCTCATCTGGAAGTATGTGTAGGCCTGTCATAGTGCCAGAAAGTTTTACGGGTACAGACAATGGAGGACCTGTGCTTAAAATGAAGGGGCTATGGCATCCATTTGCCCTTGGAGAAAATGGATGTGTGCCTGTCCCCAATGACATAATTCTTGGTGAGAATGAAGGTGGGCATCATCGCACATTGCTGCTGACTGGACCAAACATGGGTGGAAAATCAACACTTTTGCGTGCCACCTGTCTGGCTGTTATAATGGCCCAG ATAGGCTGCTATGTGCCATGTGAAAGTTGTGTTCTCTCAGCTGTGGATATCATCTTCACACGGCTTGGAGCAACAGATAGAATCATGACAGGCGAGA GTACCTTCTACATTGAGTGCACAGAAACTGCATCAGTTCTCCAGAATGCTACTCAAGATTCTTTAGTTATACTTGATGAATTGGGTCGAGGAACCAGCACTTTTGATGGCTATGCCATTGCATATGCA GTATTCCGCCATCTGATTGAAAAGGTCAATTGTCGGTTGCTATTCGCCACACATTACCATCCACTCACTAAAGAGTTCGCCTCTCATCCGCATGTTAAAATGCAGCACATGGCTTGTGCTTTCAAGTCAAAATCTGATGGCTATTCCAAATGTGGTGAGGAACTAGTATTCTTATACCGGCTTGCCTCCGGAGCATCTCCGGAGAGCTATGGGTTGCAGGTTGCCCTTAAGGCCGGGATTCCGGAGAATACCGTAAAGGTTGCTTCAAATGCTAGCCAACAGATGAAAAAATCAATTGGAAGAAGTTTCAGATCAAGTGAACAGAGATCAGAGTTCTCAACACTTCATGAAGATTGGTTGAAGACCCTAGTGTCTTTCTCACGGATACAAGATTCTAAATCTTTTAATGAAGATGATTTAGATTCATTAATATGTTTATGGTATGAACTAAAAGCTGCTTTTAGATCGGGAAAACAGATGTTTTAG
- the LOC112751180 gene encoding DNA mismatch repair protein MSH7 isoform X1, whose translation MNRQKSILSFFQKASLENKSSGERRPTDSSVRQHDRNFTAAVNPPAPAVEDVRGTDTPPEKVPRQVLPATFASSGNGFAPNLFESIMHKFVSDGDKLSHRSQSSDDSLCKSSSPLCANGKGQHQEYEGAFQPMVKNTAVSLKAKANQLKPIEINDDVVGPETPGMQPLASHAKRSRDDESKFRSLMDSGKRVRFLEDSPSLNLTKKEAEVASRFEWLDPSRIKDASGRRPNDPLYDRTTLYIPPDALKKMSASQKQYWSVKCKYMDVLLFFKVGKFYELYEMDAEIGHKELDWKITLSGVGKCRQVGISESGIDDAVQNLVARGYKVGRVEQLETSEEAKARGANSVIQRKLVQVITPSTTVEGNIGPDANHLLAIKEGSTSLDDGSVVYGFAFVDCARLRFWVGSIDDDASCSALGALLMQVSPKEVIYESRGLSKGAQKALRKFSLHGSTTLQLTPVQSIADLVNTEINDLVRSKEYFKRSFHSLDYVLSKVIHHETAMCALGGLIDNLVRLKLDDVLQDGDIYPYQVYRGCLKMDGQTLINLEIFGNNADGGKTGTLYKYLDNCVTSSGKRLLRSWICRPLKDAEGIKNRLDAVDDLMTRPEIVSHIAQHLRKLSDLELLLGRTKSSLQLSGPLLLPLLAKKILKQRVKVFGSLVKGLRTALSLLLLLQNEQPLTSSLTKVFKLPILAGSDGLDQFLSQFEAAVDSDFPNYQNHNVTDSDAETLTILAELLLEKATQWFEVVHAINCIDVLRSFAVTSSFSSGSMCRPVIVPESFTGTDNGGPVLKMKGLWHPFALGENGCVPVPNDIILGENEGGHHRTLLLTGPNMGGKSTLLRATCLAVIMAQIGCYVPCESCVLSAVDIIFTRLGATDRIMTGESTFYIECTETASVLQNATQDSLVILDELGRGTSTFDGYAIAYAVFRHLIEKVNCRLLFATHYHPLTKEFASHPHVKMQHMACAFKSKSDGYSKCGEELVFLYRLASGASPESYGLQVALKAGIPENTVKVASNASQQMKKSIGRSFRSSEQRSEFSTLHEDWLKTLVSFSRIQDSKSFNEDDLDSLICLWYELKAAFRSGKQMF comes from the exons GAGCCAGTCATCAGATGACAGTTTGTGTAAGTCTTCTTCACCATTATGTGCTAACGGTAAAGGACAGCATCAGGAGTATGAAGGAGCTTTTCAACCTATGGTGAAAAATACTGCTGTAAGTCTCAAGGCAAAGGCAAATCAGTTAAAGCCTATCGAAATTAATGATGATGTTGTTGGGCCTGAAACACCAGGGATGCAGCCTCTTGCTTCTCATGCTAAGCGAAGTCGAGATGATGAATCCAAGTTTCGTTCATTGATGGATTCTGGTAAACGAGTCAGATTTCTTGAGGATTCACCATCACTGAACTTGACTAAGAAGGAAGCAGAAGTGGCTAGCAGGTTTGAGTGGCTTGATCCTTCTCGAATCAAGGATGCAAGTGGAAGAAGGCCCAATGATCCTTTGTACGACAGGACAACACTTTATATACCTCCGGATGCTTTGAAAAAGATGTCAGCTTCACAGAAACAGTATTGGAGTGTCAAGTGTAAATACATGGATGTTCTGCTATTTTTTAAAGTG GGGAAGTTTTATGAGCTCTATGAAATGGATGCTGAAATTGGCCATAAGGAGCTTGATTGGAAAATAACATTAAGTGGTGTGGGAAAATGTCGACAG GTTGGTATATCTGAAAGTGGGATTGATGATGCTGTTCAAAACTTGGTTGCTCGGGG ATACAAGGTTGGAAGGGTGGAGCAGTTGGAGACATCTGAAGAAGCAAAGGCTAGAGGAGCCAACTCT GTTATTCAAAGAAAATTAGTTCAGGTCATCACTCCATCAACCACTGTGGAGGGTAATATTGGGCCTGATGCCAACCATCTGCTTGCAATAAAAGAG GGTAGTACCAGCTTGGATGATGGTTCAGTTGTGTATGGATTTGCTTTTGTTGATTGTGCTCGTCTTCGATTTTGGGTTGGCTCCATTGATGATGATGCATCATGTTCTGCTCTGGGAGCTTTATTGATGCAA GTGTCGCCTAAGGAAGTTATATATGAAAGTAGAG GGCTGTCCAAAGGAGCTCAGAAAGCGCTTAGAAAATTCTCATTACATG GTTCAACAACATTACAGTTGACTCCAGTGCAGTCTATTGCTGACTTGGTAAACACAGAAATCAATGATTTAGTTCGCTCAAAAGAATACTTTAAGAGGTcttttcattcacttgattatGTGCTGAGCAAAGTTATTCATCATGAAACTGCAATGTGTGCTCTTGGTGGACTGATTGATAATCTAGTTAGATTGAAG CTAGATGATGTCCTTCAAGATGGGGATATATATCCTTACCAAGTTTATAGGGGATGCCTTAAAATGGATGGTCAGACGTTGATAAATCTGGAGATCTTTGGTAATAATGCAGATGGTGGGAAAACAG GTACTTTGTACAAATATCTTGATAACTGTGTGACTTCATCTGGAAAGCGGCTTCTTAGGAGCTGGATCTGTCGTCCTTTAAAAGATGCTGAAGGAATTAAAAATAGGCTTGATGCAGTTGATGATTTAATGACTCGCCCGGAGATTGTGTCACATATTGCTCAACATCTTCGCAAGCTTTCAGATTTGGAACTATTGCTTGGCCGAACCAAGTCCAGCCTTCAACTATCAGGCCCTCTTTTACTGCCTTTGTTGGCAAAAAAAATATTGAAGCAGAGG GTGAAAGTATTTGGGTCACTTGTGAAAGGGCTTCGCACTGCTTTGAGTTTGTTGCTTCTTCTACAGAATGAGCAGCCTTTAACATCATCCTTGACAAAAGTCTTTAAACTACCAATTCTGGCTGGTAGTGATGGGCTTGATCAATTTCTTAGTCAGTTTGAAGCAGCTGTAGATAGTGACTTCCCAAATTATCAG AATCATAATGTTACAGATTCAGATGCCGAAACACTTACAATACTTGCTGAACTACTTTTGGAGAAAGCTACACAATGGTTTGAAGTTGTTCACGCCATCAATTGCATTGACGTGCTAAGATCCTTTGCTGTTACTTCTAGCTTCTCATCTGGAAGTATGTGTAGGCCTGTCATAGTGCCAGAAAGTTTTACGGGTACAGACAATGGAGGACCTGTGCTTAAAATGAAGGGGCTATGGCATCCATTTGCCCTTGGAGAAAATGGATGTGTGCCTGTCCCCAATGACATAATTCTTGGTGAGAATGAAGGTGGGCATCATCGCACATTGCTGCTGACTGGACCAAACATGGGTGGAAAATCAACACTTTTGCGTGCCACCTGTCTGGCTGTTATAATGGCCCAG ATAGGCTGCTATGTGCCATGTGAAAGTTGTGTTCTCTCAGCTGTGGATATCATCTTCACACGGCTTGGAGCAACAGATAGAATCATGACAGGCGAGA GTACCTTCTACATTGAGTGCACAGAAACTGCATCAGTTCTCCAGAATGCTACTCAAGATTCTTTAGTTATACTTGATGAATTGGGTCGAGGAACCAGCACTTTTGATGGCTATGCCATTGCATATGCA GTATTCCGCCATCTGATTGAAAAGGTCAATTGTCGGTTGCTATTCGCCACACATTACCATCCACTCACTAAAGAGTTCGCCTCTCATCCGCATGTTAAAATGCAGCACATGGCTTGTGCTTTCAAGTCAAAATCTGATGGCTATTCCAAATGTGGTGAGGAACTAGTATTCTTATACCGGCTTGCCTCCGGAGCATCTCCGGAGAGCTATGGGTTGCAGGTTGCCCTTAAGGCCGGGATTCCGGAGAATACCGTAAAGGTTGCTTCAAATGCTAGCCAACAGATGAAAAAATCAATTGGAAGAAGTTTCAGATCAAGTGAACAGAGATCAGAGTTCTCAACACTTCATGAAGATTGGTTGAAGACCCTAGTGTCTTTCTCACGGATACAAGATTCTAAATCTTTTAATGAAGATGATTTAGATTCATTAATATGTTTATGGTATGAACTAAAAGCTGCTTTTAGATCGGGAAAACAGATGTTTTAG